Below is a genomic region from Candidatus Binatia bacterium.
GCGAAGCTGAACGAATAATACGTTTCGAGCCAGCCGTGATTGGCGTGCGCGCGCTCGCCGGATCGGACGACGGCGAAGACCGGTGCGGCGGTTTCCATGTCGCTCTCGACCCGTTCAGACCGGAACGAGGTTGCGCAGCCGCCCGAGCAATAGATGATAGTACAGCATCCCGCGGACCGGGCCGAGACGTTCGAGCAGCTCGGTCTGATCGAGCGCGACGTCGCCGGACAGCAGCGCAAGGCTCCGCGCTACGCCGGAATCCCGCAGCGGAAACACGTCGAGACGCCCGAGGCCGCGCAACAGCACGACCGACGCGCTCCACGGCCCGATGCCGCGAATGCGGCAGAGTCGCCGCGCCGCCTCGGCAGTCGAGAGCGCGTTCAGGGCGGCCTCGTCGATGCCGCCCTCTACGAACGCGGCCGCCGCCGAGCGGAGGTGGCCGATCTTGTTGCGCGACAGCCCCGCGCCTCGTAGGATCGCGTCGCCGGCTTCCAGCCAGCGTTGCGCTTGCGGGAAGGCTACGCAGCGGACGCCGCCGGCGGTCACCCCGTCGCCCAGCCTCTCGACCGCGCGGCGCATGATCGACGCCGCGGCGTGGATCGAGATCTGTTGGAACACGATCGCGTGCGCGCACGCCTCCCAAAGGCTCGGATAGCGCGGCGGTTTCAGGCCGCGCAGAGCCGCGGCGATCGGGCGCAGCCACGCGATACGAGCGCTGCGCCGATACCACTGCGTCAGGTCGGTGGCGGTGCCGAGCAGACGCTCGACGACCGGCACCCAGCGCTCGGCGTCGCGCCCAGTCGTTCGGAACTCGATCGAAGACCGATCCGCGACGCGAACCGCCAGGAGCGCAGCCGAAATGCCGTCGCTCACCGCGCGATAGTACGTCCCGTTCTCGTCGACGACGTCGACGACGTTGCTCGCCAGCCTGCGCAAGGCATCGACCGTCAGATCCAAGCGAAAGGGCTCGCGAACGGGGACGCGCACCGGTGCCCCGAAGCGCTTGCCGAGAGGACTCAATGTTTCAGGCCTACTTGCAATACTGGCGCATCAACTTCCTCACGCTGCTCGAGTATCGCGCGAACTTCGTGATGTGGTTCGTTTTCACGATCGCCTACCATGGCGTGGCACTCGCAGCCCTGTACGTGACCATGCGGCAGTTCCCGTCGATGAACGGATGGAGCTTTCGCGAGGTATTCTTCCTCTACGCGCTTTGGATGAGCGGCCACGAGTTGCACAACACGTTCTTCTTCACCGTCGTCAGCGTCCCCGACTACGTGCGCGAAGGCCGCTTCGACCGCTTCCTGGTCCGCCCGCTCGACACGCTCTTTCAGGTGCTCACGGTGCCGCAGCAGATCGTGCCGGACGGCCTGGTTCTGGCGATCGCGACGCTCGCCGTGGCGACGAGCGCCGTCCACGTGAAAATCGATTGGGTCTTTCTCGTCTTCGTGCCGCTCGTCGTACTCGGCGGCGCGTTGATCGATTTGGGCATCTCGCTTGCCGTCGCCACGGTGTCATTCTGGTTCGTTCGCGTCGATACGCTGCGCTGGGTCGTTATGTCGCTCGAGCAAGACTTCACGCGCTATCCGATCAGCATCTATTCGCGCGGCGTGCGCATCGTGCTGGCGTTCGTATTGCCGTTTGCATTCATGAACTACTTCCCGGCGACGTATTTCCTTCAAAAAGCGGATACCGGGCTGCATCTAAATCCGGCGATCGGCCTGCTGACGCCGGCGATAGGGTTGGCTTGGCTGGCCGCCTCGTATGCCTTTTGGCTCGTGGGGCTGCGCCACTATCAAGGAACCGGCTCGTGAATCGCGGTGCGTTCGTCGCGTCGATCGGCGCGCTGCTCGTGCCGGGTCGCGCGGTCGCCGCCGGATCGCTGCACTCGCGCGTCCGCGCGATCGCCCGGGCGCTTCCCGGACGCCTCGGCGTTTACGCGCGCACGATGGCCCCGGGGCCGCCGCTCGTCGCCTACGGGGCCTCGGAGCATTTTCCGACGGCCTCGACGATCAAGGTGCTAATCATGGCGACGGCCTTCGCGCGCGAAGAGGCCGAACCCGGAGCGCTCCACGACAGAATCACCTTCTATCGAAGCGAGCTCATCGGGGGCTCCGACTTCATGACCGACGTCGACGACGGTCACGTCTTCACCGTGCGCGAGCTCATCACGCCCATGATTCAAGTAAGCGACAACACCGCGGCGAATCTCCTGATCGGCTACTTGGGAGTCGCCGCGATCAACGCGATGGGCCGCAAGGCCGGAATGGAGCGCACGCATCTCGCGCGGAAGTTCTTGGACTACGCGGCAATCGCGCACCACAACGACAACGTTTCCACGCCGGCCGATATGGGGCGGCTGCTCTACCTCATCGAACGCGGCGCGCGAGAGCAAACCCGAACGATTCTCTCCGCGAAGCACTGCCGGGCCATGGTCGCGATCATGCTGGGCCAGACCGATCGCGACGGCATCCCCGCCGCGCTTCCGCTCGGGACGTCCGTGGCGAACAAGACCGGCGAGATCGAAGGGACGCGCGACGACGTCGCGATCGTCGAGCCGTTCGGCGATTCGCCCTTCGTCCTGGCAATCATGACGCGCGACGCCTACGACTATGCGGCCGCGTACGCCGCGATTCACGCCGTGACGCGCGTCACGTATGCCGCCGCGGCTCGGACGTTCGAGTAGCCCTTCGACTCGCTCCGCTCGCTCAGGACAGGTTCCCGTCCGGGCAACGATGCAGGCAACAGCCGTAAGCCTCCCCGGCCCCAAGCAAGGCGAGCTTTTCCGCGCGGCGCAGCCGCTTGAAACGCGCCTCCTGCGACTTCGCCGCGGCGAACGTCGCGGGATGCCAGCACGCCACCAGGGTGACCGGCAAGCGGCCGCGCGTGTACTTCGCGCCTCCGCGGCGGTGCGCGGTTAGGCGGCGCGGCAGGTCTAGCGTGGCGCCCGTGTAGAGCGAGCCGTCCCTGCACGCCAGCACGTACACGGTGGGTTTAGAGTGCGGCGGCTGCGGAAGAATAGGTTCGGTCGACAATATAATGAACGTTCTCCGCCTCAGCATCCCACCGCTGCCCCGTTACGCCGCCACCGCGCGCACGGCGCTGTGCAACTTCGCGGGCGTGCACGCCCTGGGATCCAGGGACCTGGAAAACCTGATCTTCGCGCTCGGCGAGGCGCTCGCCAACGCGATCCAGCATGCGGAGACGGTCGAAGCGATCGAGATCATGGCGCACGTCAGCGGGGACTCTATCGTCGTCAGGATCGCCGACCGCGGGCGCGGCATCGCCGCTCCCCCGCAGGACACGGTCGCGTTCCCGAGCGTGTTCGCCGAAGAGGGGCGGGGCTTTGCCATCATGCAACGCTGTACCGATTTTCTCAAAGTCGACAGCGAGCCGGGAAACGGAACCGTCGTCACGCTGGGCCGCTATCGCCGCCCCGGTCAGGAGCTGGGCACCGCGTCGTAAAACGTTGGGAGGATGAATCTCAACGTTGCGGGCGCCGCGCTTTTAGCGGCGGCGCTTGGAACCGGCCAGGCGATGCCGGCGCTCACGCCCTACGCACCCATATCCTCCATGATCGATGCGGTGCAGGCCGCGCGCCTGAAGAGCACGGTCGACCGGCTCGTTGCCTTCGGGACGCGCAACGATTTCTCGGAGACGACTTCGACGCCCGGCCACGGCGTCTTCGGTGCTCGGGACTGGATCGTGCAGCAGTTCGCGGCAATAGCGGCGACCGCCGGCGGACGCATGAGCGTTACGCTCGACACCTACCGTCAGGGGAAGACGCCCAAGACCCCGCGATCCGTGCTGGAGTCGAGCGTCGTGGCGACGCTGCGCGGGACGATGCCGGGACGAGTCTACGTCATGTCGAGTCACTACGACGACTGCGACGGACGCTGCACCGACGGCGCCGGAACCGCCCCAGGAGCCGACGACAACGGCTCGAGCGTCGCGGCCGTGCTCGAGGCGGCGCGCGTCATGGCGCCGACGGAATTTCGCGGCACGATTCTCTTCATATGCTTTGACGGCGAAGAGCTCGGCCTGTGGGGCTCCGATCATTACGCCCACGAGCTCGCCGCACGTCGAGCTCCGGTTCTCGCGGTGCTCAACAACGACATCATCGGCAACTCTGTAGGCGGCGACGGAGCGGCGGAACCCAACGTGATCCGAGTGTTCAGCGAAGGGCTTCCCGCCGGCGCGGATCTCGCGCGAACCAACCTCGTCGGGTCGGAGAACGACTCCCCGTCGCGCGAGCTGTCACGATTCATCGCCGAAGTCGTTCCCGCGTACGTGCCGAATCTGAGCGTGCGTCAGATTTTTCGCGCCGATCGCTTCATGCGCGGCGGCGACCAGGAGTCGTTCCAAGCCGTCGGATACTCCGCCGCCGTTCGTTTCGTAGAGTCGCACGAAAACTTCACGCACCAGCACCAGGACGTGCGCGTCGAGAAGGACGTTCAGTACGGCGATCTTCCGCAGTACATTGACGCGGAATACCTGCGGCGCGCCACGCAGGCCAACGTCGCCGCGCTCGCCACGCTCGCCCTCGGCCCCGCCGCGCCGACCGGCGTGCAGATGGAGTTGCGGCGGCTCGGCTACGACTCGACGCTCCGCTGGAAGCCCGTGGCCGGCGCGGTCTCCTACGAGATCGTCTGGCGGCGCACCGACGCACCGCAATGGGAAAACGCGCGCAACGTGGGAGACGTGACTACGGCGACGGTTCCGGTTTCGAAGGACGACTTCGTGCTCGGGGTGCGGAGCGTGGACGCGGACGGGCTTCGCAGTCCGGCGGTCTATCCGATCGCCCTGCGCGAGTAGGCCAATGTGAGCTTTTCGCTGCGCTCCGCGTGCGCGCCGGCCGCATTCGTCGCCGCAATCGCGCTCCTGGGGAGCCCAAATCCCGCGCGCGGCGACGCCGCCGACCGAATGCAAAGCTTCGACGGCGGCGTAGGATGGATCGACGGCTCGCCCGTTACCCCGTCGGATCTGCGCGGGAAGGTCGTCCTCGTCGACTTTTGGGAGTACACGTGCCTCAACTGCCTGCGCACGCTCCCCTATCTGCGCGAGTGGTACCGGCGGTACCGCGACCGTGGATTCGTCATCATCGGAGTCCATACGCCCGAGTTCGATTTCTCCGGGAAACGCGCGAACGTCGTGGCCGCGGCGAAGCGGCTCGGCGTCACATGGCCGATCGCCCTCGACGATCGTTTCACGATCTGGAAGCGCTACGGCAACAACGAGTGGCCGCACGAATATCTCTACGATCAAAATGGAAGGCTCGTCGAAAGCGTCCTGGGCGAAGGCGCCTATCCGCAGACGGAGGTGCGAATTCAGGCGCTGCTGCGCGCCGCAGATCCGCACCTCGAGCTCCCGCCCGTGATGGCGCTGCTGCCGCAGGACAGCTACGACAAACCGGGCGCCGTCTGCTATCCGCACACGCCGGAACTGCTCGTGGGCCGCAGCCCTATCGCCGACGCGCCGCCATCGACCAATTTCGCGCAGGACACGGACTACTCGGACGCCGGGTCGAGTCCGCAGGACGGGGCGATCTACCTTCAGGGCTACTGGCATCTGACTTCCGAGGCGGCCGTGTCGGGCGAGAGCAATGGCTACCTGGCGCTGCGCTATCACGCCATCCAGCTCGAGGTCGTCATGCGACCGGAGGCCGGCGGCGTCATTCGCGTCAACGTCATGCAAGACGGCAAGCCCGTGGCCCGAGAGGACGCCGGTAAGGACTTGCGCTACGACGAACGCGGCCGCTCGTACGCGAGCGTGGACTCGTCGCGCGCCTACGACCTCATCATGAACGGCCGCTTCGGAACGCACGACGTCAGGTTGTCGCCAGAGGGCTCCGGCCTCGGCATCTACGACTTCGCCTTCGAGTCGTGCGAGGTGCCGCAGAAGTAGCCGCGCATGGCTGCGAGCGTCTCGTCCACGTCCTGCGCGGTGTGGGCCGTGGACACGAACATCACCTCGTTCTGCGAGGGCGGCAGCAGTATGCCGCGCTCGAGCATCGCGCGATAGTAGGCCGCGTACGCGCCATTGTCGGCGGCGCGCGCGTCGTCAAAGTTTTGCCCCGCCGGGCCAGGACGAAACTTGAAGTCGACGACCGATTCCTGCTGCACGACGGCGTACGCGAGTCCGCGTTCCGCAAACAGCGCCCGTATCCCGCGCGCGAGCCGCTCGGCGACCGAGCGCATCGCGGGATAATACTCCGGGTGCGCCTCGAGCAGATCCAGAACGCGGTGTGCCATCGCGACGCAGAACGGGTTTCCACCGTGCGTGCCGCCCGTGAACGCCGCGCCGCGCGGCGCGAGCGCGGCCATCACGTCCTCGCGTCCGCCGAAGGCCGCGATCGGAACGCCGCCGCCCATGATCTTGCCGAGCGCGGTCAGATCGGGGGCGACGCGCGTGCGGCTTTGGGCGCCGCCCAGACCAAAACGCAGCCAGGTTATCACCTCATCGAAGATTAAGAGCGCGCCCCAGCGTCGCGCGCGCTCGCGGAGGCCCTCGAGAAAACCGGCAGCGGGAGCGACGAAGCCCATGTTGCCGGCGATCGGTTCGACCAGAATCGCTGCGAGCTCGTCGCGCGCTCCCTCGGTACGCTCGTCCACCGAGGCGAGATCGTTGTACCGCGCCACGATCGCATCGCGTCTGACGCTCTCCGGAATTCCGCTGCGATCGTCGCCTGGACCGGCGGAGGCTCCCGCGTCGAACAGCGCGAGATCGAAGTGCCCGTGATAGCCGCCGGCAAACTTGAGGACGCGCGGACGACCCGTGAACGCGCGCGCCACGCGCACGGCGCTCATCATCGCCTCCGTGCCGGTCGTGACAAAGCGCAATCGCTCCATCGAGGGAAGGTGTCCGCGAATCCGCTCGGCGAGACGGACCTCTTGCGGATGCGTCGCTCCCCAAACGAATCCGTCAGCCGCGAGAGAGTCCAGGCCCTCGACTAGGGCGGGGTGGCTGTGTCCGAAGAGCAAGGGCCCGTAGGCCATCACGTAGTCGATGTAGCGGCGCCCCGCTTCGTCGTAGGCGTACGCCGCCCGCGCGGCGGCCTGGACAAACATCGGGCCGCCGACGCTCCACGCCGAGCGTACCGGCGAGTCGCAACCGCCGGCGAGCACGGCGTGCGCACGCTCGATTTGCATACTCTCGCGCGCTTCGCAGGTTCAACCAAGAAGCCATGCCCGAGATCGACAGCCCGATAACGGCCCAGACGAAAATCGACGAGCTCGTCGCGCGCTTCCCCGTAGCCGCCGACGTCATGCGCGCGTTCGGTTTGGGCTGCAGCGGTTGCAGCGTGAGCAAGTACGAGACGGTCGAGCAGGGAGCGCGCGCTCACGGGCTGCGAATCGAACCGATCGTCGCGGCGCTGGAACGCGCTCGCGCGACGGGCAGCGTGCCGCCGATCGCCGACGAGGATCGCCGACCCGCGCGGCGCGCGCCCGGCGCGTTTACGAAGCGCGCCGCGATCGCGCACACGGTCCCGATCATGTCGGGGAAGGGCGGCGTGGGCAAGTCGCTCGTCACCGCCCTGCTGGCAATCGGCTTGCGCCGCAAGCACTACCGCGTGGGCATCTTGGACGCGGACATCACCGGGCCGTCGATTCCGAAGCTCTTTGGCCTCCATGAACCGATGACGGTCTTGGCCGATCCGGTGAAGACGACGCCGCAGGGCCAGCCGCAGCCGTTGATTACGCCGGCGATTTCGCGCAGCGCCATCGAGATCGTCAGCGCGAACCTGTTGACGGACCGCGAGGACACGGCGATGATCTGGCGCGGACCGATCGTCGCCAGCGTCATCCGGCAGTTCTACGAGCAAGTGCTGTGGGACGACCTCGATTTCTTGCTCGTCGACCTTCCGCCCGGCACCTCGGACGCGCCGCTCACGGTCCTCCAGTCGCTCTCGATCGACGGGGTGGTGCTCGTCACCATGCCGCAGGCGCTGGCGACGATGATCGTGCGCAAGGCGGCGAACCTCGTGCACCAACTGAAGAAACCGATCCTCGGCGTCGTGGAAAACATGTCGTACTTCATCGCGCCCGACACCGGCGCACGCTACGAGATCTTCGGACCCTCGTACGCCCAGCGTGTCGCGGAGCTCGCCGGCGCGCCGGTCCTGGCTCGGCTCCCGATCGACCCGAACAAGGCGCGCCTCGCCGACGAGGGGCGGATCGAAGAGCTCGACGACGCCGTCTGCGACGAGCTGGCCGGGCGACTGCTCGACCAGATCGCGACGCATCCCAAGCCCAAGGAAACGATCTCCATCGTTTAAGAACCCCGCCGGTATGAGCATCCGTAACGTCTTGCTGGGTCTCGGCGCGGGGCTGACTGCCGGCTACGCGCTGGCGCGCGCGATCGAGGCTGCCGCCGAGTTGCGAAAACCCTCGCCTGCGCTACCGAAGGATGCTCTCGCCTACGCGGGCGTTCGCCGGGCGCTGGAGCTGGCCGACACCGCCCGTAATGTTGCGGGCGCGCTGGCTTTCGCCTACGGGCCGCTCGCGCGCGCAGCCGATCGAGCGACCGGCTCCGCCCCCGCGTGGCTGCGCCCGGCGGCATTCGTCGCGCCGCTCTCGCTCGCCGCGGCACTCGTCGATCTGCCGACCTCTTTCGTTCAGGAATACACGCTGGAACGACGCTTCGGCCTGACCGATCAAAGCCGGGCGGGCTGGCTCTCCGACTACGTGAAGAGCGCGGCGGTCGGCGCGGCGCTCGCGACCCTCATCGCGAGCCTGCTCGGCATCGCGGTGCGGCATGCCCCGCGCGTCTGGCCGTGGATCGCCAGCGCCGGCACGTTTCCGCTATCCGTGATCGGCAACCTCATCGTGCCGATCTACCTTATGCCGCTCTTCAACGCGTTCGAACCGGTGGTCGGCTCGCTTGAGGAGCGCCTGCGAAAGCTGGCTTCGCGGTTCGGCGTCGGCGACGCGGCGATTCTGCGGATGGACATGAGCCGGCAGACGCGCAAGGCCAACGCCTTCGTCACCGGGATCGGCCGCACGCATCGCATCGTCCTCGGCGATACGCTGATCGCCGCCTTCCCCGAGAACGAGACCGAGTTCGTGGTTGCGCACGAGCTCGGCCACTACGTCAATCGCGACACGTGGCGGCTCATGGGCATCGGCCAGATCGTGGCGACGGCGCTTTTCCTGATCGCCGACGCCGCGACGTCGCGCGCCTCCCGCCCGGAGCTGCGCTACGGGCCGCTGCTCCTGGTACGCATCTACGCGACGATCCTCGTCGCGTCGCAGGCTCTGCGTCCGCTGCTCTTCGCGTTCTCGCGATCCCGGGAATGGGCTGCGGACCGGTTCGCGCTCGCCGCGACCCACGATCCGCAAGCCGGCGTTTCCGCCTTCCGGCGCCTGCGCGAGCAAAACCTCGCCGACGAAGATCCGCCCCGCTGGTACGAGCTCTTCTTCTCGTCGCACCCGTCGCTGCGCGCGCGCATCGCGGCGCTGGAGAAGGCCTAGCTCACTAGACCAGGATGGACGACGGGCGCGTGCGCAGCCAGGCCGCTATGTCGGTCTTGGGCGTGACGTACTTTCCGGTTCGCAGCTCCTCACGCAGCTCTCCGAACAGCCCGTAGCCCTCGGCGAACGCGTCGTGCTTGTGGATCGATTCCTCGTTGACTTGGCTCGCGAAGACGAACGTCTCGTCGTCCAGATCGGCGTACATGTCCAGAGCGCGCGCGAGGATGCCGCGCACGACGTCCTCGACGAACTTCGGATTGTGATGCGCCTTGTTGACGATGAAGAATTCGTCGGGCCGCTTCAAGAGGTCGTAGGTCTCGCTCGACATCGCGTTCTCGACGATCTCCACGAGGTCTTCGGCTCGGATGACGTCGCCATGCCGCTCTTCTGCGCCGAGCAGGATCGATCCGCGCCCGCGCTGGTTGTGCGTGGCGCCGGGAAGCGCGTCGAGCGCGCGCTGCGCGTCCGCTTCGCTGAAGCCGACGTCCACGAGCTCGTGCAGCGAGTGTTCGCGCACCATCGCCTGCGCGCACGGACAGGCCGTCATGCCCTCCGCCTCGACGCCGATCACGCGGCGCGTTCCCGATTCGTCCGCGTGGGCGATGCCGATGAGCGTATAGGTCTCCTCGCCGCGTTTGCCGCTGACCGGCGTCCAGCGCTCTAGGCCGAAGTCGGCGCGGAGACGCACGTCGGCGCGTATCGCGCGCTGACTGCCGATGATCTCCCGCGCGATTGCTTCGGCGAGGCGCTCGATGCGCGCCGGCCTCGTATCGCGCGCGAGCACTTCGAGGGTCGCCTCTTCGAGGATCTCGGCGAAGCGCGACATGTGGACGCCGGCCTTGTCGGGCGCGAGGTCGGCGACCATCGAGAGCTCTCCGTTGTAGACGCGTGCGTGGCCGTCTACCTCGAGATGCAGGACGCGGCGCACGCCCGAGACGCCGGCGCGGTCGAGCGCGAGGCGGATCTCCGGCTCTTCCGATTGGCGATCGGTATCGAATCGCAGGCCGCGCTCGCGGCGGCGCACGCCGCCGTCCGGGGGCGGCGCAATGATGTGCGGCGCGATTTCGGCCAGCGGCGCGACGTTGTATGGGCGCGCGTCGAGGTGCGGCTGCACGACGACGCCATCGAAGACCAGCAGATCGACGTCGATCGGACGGGCCGCCAGTCTGCGCGTGCCGCGAGCGCGGCCGACGGCGACCTCGACGTCGCGCGAGAAGCGCTTGAATGCCTCCGCATCGAGCTCCGAGCGCAGCGCCGCGGCGATGTTGAGATACGCCGGCCCTTCCGCTCCGTGCGCCGCCGCCGATTCGAAGAACGACGACACGGCGACGATCTGCGCACGCGCGCGCAGCCGCTGCAGCGCCGCGAGGATGTTTCCCTGCCGGTCGCCGAGATTCGATCCGATCCCGATGTAGAGCTCGTGCACGCCGCCACCTTCGATGGGAATTCACGATGATCCCAGCGTATGTCCGCGGAGTGCAGCACGACGCCGTCTATCCCTACCTCCTCGACCCAAAATTGACGACGCAGGTATGGGGCGGCGACGAGCTGGTGCGCATCTACGGAAAGCACGGCGATCCGAACGCGCGTCTGGGAGAGTCGTGGGAGTGCTGGGACGCCGACCCCGTCACCAACGGCGCTCTGGCCGGCTCGACCGTCGCGGACCTGCGCGCGGAGCTCGGCGCCACGCTGCTGGGCGATCTCGATCCGAAACAGATCTTCCCAGTGCTCACGAAGATCATCACCGCCCACGATTGGCTGTCGGTGCAGGTGCATCCCGACGACGCATACGCACGGCGCGTCGA
It encodes:
- a CDS encoding P-loop NTPase translates to MPEIDSPITAQTKIDELVARFPVAADVMRAFGLGCSGCSVSKYETVEQGARAHGLRIEPIVAALERARATGSVPPIADEDRRPARRAPGAFTKRAAIAHTVPIMSGKGGVGKSLVTALLAIGLRRKHYRVGILDADITGPSIPKLFGLHEPMTVLADPVKTTPQGQPQPLITPAISRSAIEIVSANLLTDREDTAMIWRGPIVASVIRQFYEQVLWDDLDFLLVDLPPGTSDAPLTVLQSLSIDGVVLVTMPQALATMIVRKAANLVHQLKKPILGVVENMSYFIAPDTGARYEIFGPSYAQRVAELAGAPVLARLPIDPNKARLADEGRIEELDDAVCDELAGRLLDQIATHPKPKETISIV
- the mptA gene encoding GTP cyclohydrolase MptA, which codes for MHELYIGIGSNLGDRQGNILAALQRLRARAQIVAVSSFFESAAAHGAEGPAYLNIAAALRSELDAEAFKRFSRDVEVAVGRARGTRRLAARPIDVDLLVFDGVVVQPHLDARPYNVAPLAEIAPHIIAPPPDGGVRRRERGLRFDTDRQSEEPEIRLALDRAGVSGVRRVLHLEVDGHARVYNGELSMVADLAPDKAGVHMSRFAEILEEATLEVLARDTRPARIERLAEAIAREIIGSQRAIRADVRLRADFGLERWTPVSGKRGEETYTLIGIAHADESGTRRVIGVEAEGMTACPCAQAMVREHSLHELVDVGFSEADAQRALDALPGATHNQRGRGSILLGAEERHGDVIRAEDLVEIVENAMSSETYDLLKRPDEFFIVNKAHHNPKFVEDVVRGILARALDMYADLDDETFVFASQVNEESIHKHDAFAEGYGLFGELREELRTGKYVTPKTDIAAWLRTRPSSILV
- a CDS encoding ABC-2 family transporter protein; the encoded protein is MFQAYLQYWRINFLTLLEYRANFVMWFVFTIAYHGVALAALYVTMRQFPSMNGWSFREVFFLYALWMSGHELHNTFFFTVVSVPDYVREGRFDRFLVRPLDTLFQVLTVPQQIVPDGLVLAIATLAVATSAVHVKIDWVFLVFVPLVVLGGALIDLGISLAVATVSFWFVRVDTLRWVVMSLEQDFTRYPISIYSRGVRIVLAFVLPFAFMNYFPATYFLQKADTGLHLNPAIGLLTPAIGLAWLAASYAFWLVGLRHYQGTGS
- a CDS encoding ATP-binding protein, encoding MNVLRLSIPPLPRYAATARTALCNFAGVHALGSRDLENLIFALGEALANAIQHAETVEAIEIMAHVSGDSIVVRIADRGRGIAAPPQDTVAFPSVFAEEGRGFAIMQRCTDFLKVDSEPGNGTVVTLGRYRRPGQELGTAS
- a CDS encoding glutamate-1-semialdehyde 2,1-aminomutase — its product is MQIERAHAVLAGGCDSPVRSAWSVGGPMFVQAAARAAYAYDEAGRRYIDYVMAYGPLLFGHSHPALVEGLDSLAADGFVWGATHPQEVRLAERIRGHLPSMERLRFVTTGTEAMMSAVRVARAFTGRPRVLKFAGGYHGHFDLALFDAGASAGPGDDRSGIPESVRRDAIVARYNDLASVDERTEGARDELAAILVEPIAGNMGFVAPAAGFLEGLRERARRWGALLIFDEVITWLRFGLGGAQSRTRVAPDLTALGKIMGGGVPIAAFGGREDVMAALAPRGAAFTGGTHGGNPFCVAMAHRVLDLLEAHPEYYPAMRSVAERLARGIRALFAERGLAYAVVQQESVVDFKFRPGPAGQNFDDARAADNGAYAAYYRAMLERGILLPPSQNEVMFVSTAHTAQDVDETLAAMRGYFCGTSHDSKAKS
- a CDS encoding M48 family metallopeptidase, with the translated sequence MSIRNVLLGLGAGLTAGYALARAIEAAAELRKPSPALPKDALAYAGVRRALELADTARNVAGALAFAYGPLARAADRATGSAPAWLRPAAFVAPLSLAAALVDLPTSFVQEYTLERRFGLTDQSRAGWLSDYVKSAAVGAALATLIASLLGIAVRHAPRVWPWIASAGTFPLSVIGNLIVPIYLMPLFNAFEPVVGSLEERLRKLASRFGVGDAAILRMDMSRQTRKANAFVTGIGRTHRIVLGDTLIAAFPENETEFVVAHELGHYVNRDTWRLMGIGQIVATALFLIADAATSRASRPELRYGPLLLVRIYATILVASQALRPLLFAFSRSREWAADRFALAATHDPQAGVSAFRRLREQNLADEDPPRWYELFFSSHPSLRARIAALEKA
- a CDS encoding serine hydrolase, yielding MNRGAFVASIGALLVPGRAVAAGSLHSRVRAIARALPGRLGVYARTMAPGPPLVAYGASEHFPTASTIKVLIMATAFAREEAEPGALHDRITFYRSELIGGSDFMTDVDDGHVFTVRELITPMIQVSDNTAANLLIGYLGVAAINAMGRKAGMERTHLARKFLDYAAIAHHNDNVSTPADMGRLLYLIERGAREQTRTILSAKHCRAMVAIMLGQTDRDGIPAALPLGTSVANKTGEIEGTRDDVAIVEPFGDSPFVLAIMTRDAYDYAAAYAAIHAVTRVTYAAAARTFE
- a CDS encoding GIY-YIG nuclease family protein: MSTEPILPQPPHSKPTVYVLACRDGSLYTGATLDLPRRLTAHRRGGAKYTRGRLPVTLVACWHPATFAAAKSQEARFKRLRRAEKLALLGAGEAYGCCLHRCPDGNLS
- a CDS encoding M28 family metallopeptidase, translated to MNLNVAGAALLAAALGTGQAMPALTPYAPISSMIDAVQAARLKSTVDRLVAFGTRNDFSETTSTPGHGVFGARDWIVQQFAAIAATAGGRMSVTLDTYRQGKTPKTPRSVLESSVVATLRGTMPGRVYVMSSHYDDCDGRCTDGAGTAPGADDNGSSVAAVLEAARVMAPTEFRGTILFICFDGEELGLWGSDHYAHELAARRAPVLAVLNNDIIGNSVGGDGAAEPNVIRVFSEGLPAGADLARTNLVGSENDSPSRELSRFIAEVVPAYVPNLSVRQIFRADRFMRGGDQESFQAVGYSAAVRFVESHENFTHQHQDVRVEKDVQYGDLPQYIDAEYLRRATQANVAALATLALGPAAPTGVQMELRRLGYDSTLRWKPVAGAVSYEIVWRRTDAPQWENARNVGDVTTATVPVSKDDFVLGVRSVDADGLRSPAVYPIALRE
- a CDS encoding redoxin domain-containing protein, whose translation is MSFSLRSACAPAAFVAAIALLGSPNPARGDAADRMQSFDGGVGWIDGSPVTPSDLRGKVVLVDFWEYTCLNCLRTLPYLREWYRRYRDRGFVIIGVHTPEFDFSGKRANVVAAAKRLGVTWPIALDDRFTIWKRYGNNEWPHEYLYDQNGRLVESVLGEGAYPQTEVRIQALLRAADPHLELPPVMALLPQDSYDKPGAVCYPHTPELLVGRSPIADAPPSTNFAQDTDYSDAGSSPQDGAIYLQGYWHLTSEAAVSGESNGYLALRYHAIQLEVVMRPEAGGVIRVNVMQDGKPVAREDAGKDLRYDERGRSYASVDSSRAYDLIMNGRFGTHDVRLSPEGSGLGIYDFAFESCEVPQK